A single window of Danaus plexippus chromosome 31, MEX_DaPlex, whole genome shotgun sequence DNA harbors:
- the LOC116776151 gene encoding zinc finger protein ZFP2-like: MEVTDKNLCRICLYSQSKLYLITDTELQEIYEKLTDIKILTTDVHQYVCFLCYTVLRQCRKLKQQAIWSEKVLKENANASIEIHHTFRLSKSNIMTVDIKPEFESGVSDVVIKREVEDIYTSDVETHTKNDSEANEKTDSEDDIPLKNISSKNKDVVGKRKERIINAKEIILSHEEQLQEMMERSKSENYTNSPYKCDLCYKGFIDPTAFDKHKEKHDKISGPYKCGICHLRYPSTKSLRAHTASTHSRRYQCDVCPYRAHTRNQAVEHEKWHKGHTYACQLCGLTFSKPSTYLTHMRKLHAGDHVCRQCGDSFYKRRGLMMHVSKSHRREQNNTEPPPNCVCKDCDIQFTNIDAYTRHLLITNKHTLFNDDSRCKVCDQQTNNQLNHERTHARQLKRSADPSYKTASDFKVSCQQCEASFSSRSQLQNHIKRVHLGIKYNKNIVCETCGKKCTSRATLGYHQRRHTGEKPFPCDRCPATFSSREYLRVHSRSHSGERPYVCALCGHAFSQKPALNRHYRVHTGARPYACHLCSKSFSQSNSLKVHINTVHLKMPKTKRKKPTDNTTDTTYIYCFIYPYYTFKR; encoded by the exons ATGGAGGTCAcggataaaaatttatgtcggATATGTTTATATTCTCAAAGTAAATTATACCTCATAACAGATACAGAGTTGCAGGAAATATACGAGAAACTAACTGACATCAAA ATACTCACAACAGATGTCCATCAGTATGTCTGTTTTCTATGTTACACTGTATTGAGACAATGTCGAAAACTAAAACAACAGGCCATATGGTCGGAGAAAGTGTTAAAGGAGAATGCCAATGCTAGTATTGAG ATACATCATACATTCAGGCTGAGCAAGTCAAATATAATGACCGTTGATATAAAACCGGAATTTGAATCGGGAGTCAGCGATGTAGTTATTAAGAGGGAAGTCGAAG ACATTTATACAAGTGATGTGGAAACTCATACAAAAAATGATTCAGAAGCCAACGAGAAGACCGACTCCGAAGATGACATTCCACTGAAGAATATCAGTTCTAAGAACAAGGATGTAGTCGGCAAGAGGAAAG AAAGAATAATCAACGCCAAGGAAATAATTCTGAGCCACGAGGAACAGCTCCAGGAGATGATGGAGCGATCCAAGTCTGAGAACTACACTAACTCACCATACAAATGCGATCTGTGCTACAAGGGGTTCATTGACCCAACCGCTTTTGACAAACACAAGGAGAAACACGATAAg ATAAGCGGTCCGTACAAGTGTGGTATATGCCACCTCCGCTACCCCAGCACCAAGTCCCTGAGGGCGCACACGGCATCCACACACTCCAGGAGGTACCAGTGTGACGTGTGTCCCTACAGAGCTCATACAAG gAATCAAGCCGTGGAACACGAGAAATGGCACAAAGGACACACATACGCCTGCCAGCTGTGCGGGCTCACATTCAG CAAGCCAAGTACATACCTGACGCACATGAGGAAGCTCCACGCGGGGGATCACGTGTGCAGGCAGTGTGGGGACAGCTTCTACAAGAGGCGAGGGCTCATGATGCACGTCAGCAAGTCTCATCGGAGGGAGCAG AATAACACAGAACCTCCCCCCAACTGCGTGTGCAAGGACTGCGATATACAGTTCACTAATATAGATGCTTACACCAGACATCTGTTGATAACGAACAAACACACACTCTTCAACGACGA TTCCCGATGTAAGGTGTGTGaccaacaaacaaacaatcaaCTGAACCACGAGCGGACGCACGCGCGCCAGCTGAAGCGGAGCGCCGACCCGAGCTACAAGACGGCCAGCGACTTCAAGGTTTCCTGCCAACAG TGTGAAGCAAGTTTCTCCAGCCGGAGTCAGCTCCAGAACCATATAAAGAGAGTCCATCTGggaatcaaatataataagaacatAGTCTGTGAGACTTGCGGTAAAAAGTGTACT TCCCGGGCTACCCTCGGCTACCACCAGCGCCGTCACACCGGTGAGAAGCCGTTCCCCTGCGACCGGTGCCCCGCGACCTTCTCCAGCCGCGAGTACCTCCGGGTCCACAGTCGAAGCCACTCGGGCGAAAGACCTTACGTGTGCGCGCTCTGCGGACACGCCTTTAGCCAGAAACCTGCACTGAACAGACACTACAGG GTCCACACTGGCGCTAGACCCTACGCCTGTCACCTGTGCAGCAAGAGCTTCAGTCAATCCAACTCCCTCAAGGTCCACATCAACACCGTCCACCTCAAGATGCCCAAAACCAAGAGGAAGAAACCCACAGATAATACAACCGAtaccacatatatatattgttttatttatccttACTACACGTTCAAACGTTAA